A part of Populus alba chromosome 8, ASM523922v2, whole genome shotgun sequence genomic DNA contains:
- the LOC118061105 gene encoding glutamine synthetase leaf isozyme, chloroplastic yields MAQILAPSSQWQMRIAKSSAPASPMTAKMWSSLVLKQNKKGTAKSSAKFRVFAVKSENGTINRMEDLLNLDLTPYTNSFIAEYIWIGGSGIDLRSKSRTISKPIEHPSELPKWNYDGSSTGQAPGEDSEVILYPQAIFKDPFRGGNNILVMCDTYTPQGEPIPTNKRHRAAEIFSNKKVVDEVPWFGIEQEYTLLQTNLKWPLGWPVGGYPGPQGPYYCGAGADKSFGRDISDAHYKACLYAGINVSGTNGEVMPGQWEYQVGPSVGIDAGDHIWISRYILERITEQAGVVLSLDPKPIEGDWNGAGCHTNYSTKTMREEGGYEAIKKAILNLSLRHKEHISAYGEGNERRLTGKHETASIDTFSWGVANRGCSIRVGRETEKQGKGYLEDRRPASNMDPYVVTALLAESTILYEPTLEAEALAAQKLSMNV; encoded by the exons ATGGCACAGATTCTAGCACCTTCTTCACAATGGCAGATGAGAATAGCAAAGAGCTCAGCACCCGCAAGTCCCATGACTGCAAAGATGTGGAGTTCTCTAGTTTTGAAGCAGAACAAGAAAGGAACAGCTAAAAGCTCTGCTAAATTTAGAGTGTTCGCCGTCAAGTCTGAGAACGGCACTATCAATAGGATGGAGGATCTTCTAAATCTAGATCTTACTCCGTACACTAACAGTTTCATTGCTGAGTACATCTG GATTGGAGGATCTGGCATTGATCTTCGTAGCAAGTCAAGG ACAATTTCAAAGCCTATAGAACATCCATCTGAGCTTCCCAAGTGGAACTATGATGGATCAAGTACTGGACAAGCACCAGGAGAGGATAGCGAGGTCATTCTATA TCCCCAGGCAATTTTCAAGGACCCATTCCGTGGAGGAAACAACATCTTG GTTATGTGTGATACATACACTCCACAAGGTGAGCCCATCCCTACAAACAAACGCCATCGGGCTGCTGAGATTTTCAGCAACAAGAAGGTTGTAGATGAAGTTCCATG GTTTGGGATAGAGCAAGAGTACACCTTGCTTCAAACAAATCTGAAGTGGCCTTTGGGCTGGCCTGTTGGAGGCTATCCTGGTCCTCAG GGTCCTTATTATTGTGGAGCTGGCGCTGATAAATCGTTTGGTCGTGACATATCTGATGCACATTATAAGGCTTGTTTATACGCTGGAATTAATGTTAGCGGCACCAATGGGGAGGTTATGCCAGGCCAG TGGGAATATCAGGTGGGTCCTAGTGTGGGCATTGATGCTGGAGATCATATCTGGATTTCAAGATACATTCTAGAG AGAATCACTGAACAAGCTGGTGTCGTGCTCTCACTCGATCCAAAACCAATAGAG GGTGATTGGAATGGTGCTGGATGCCACACCAATTACAG CACAAAGACCATGAGGGAGGAAGGAGGCTATGAAGCAATAAAGAAGGCAATCTTAAATCTGTCACTTCGCCATAAGGAACACATTAGTGCTTATGGTGAAGGAAATGAGAGAAGGTTGACAGGAAAGCATGAAACAGCAAGCATTGACACATTTTCTTGG GGAGTGGCTAATCGTGGCTGTTCTATCCGGGTGGGACGTGAAACTGAGAAGCAAGGAAAAG GTTACTTGGAGGATAGACGTCCAGCCTCAAACATGGACCCTTATGTCGTGACTGCTCTACTTGCTGAGAGTACAATTTTGTATGAACCAACACTTGAGGCTGAAGCTCTTGCTGCTCAGAAGCTGTCTATGAATGTCTGA
- the LOC118061102 gene encoding membrane protein PM19L: MASGASKPTAFMLLILNMGLYFFMIIISSWIINHGIVRSRESAAILTIPARIFPIYFPMGNLATGFFVILSLLAGVVGFTSSVTGLYNLFLWNAPSIHATYASSLASLSLTLLAMGFACKEINIGWTDSVLRTLEVVTIIVSGTQLLCTVAIHV, translated from the exons ATGGCTTCCGGAGCAAGCAAACCCACTGCCTTCATGCTCTTAATCCTTAATATGGGGCtgtattttttcatgataataaTCAGTTCATGGATTATAAATCATGGAATTGTAAGATCTCGTGAATCAG CGGCTATTTTGACAATTCCAGCTCGCATCTTTCCAATATACTTCCCAATGGGAAATTTGGCAACAGGTTTCTTCGTCATTCTCTCCCTTCTTGCTGGCGTTGTGGGCTTCACCTCCTCTGTTACTGGACTCTATAATCTTTTTCTCTGGAATGCTCCAAGCATACACGCAACATATGCGTCTTCTCTTGCATCCTTGTCACTCACCCTTCTAGCCATGGG ATTCGCATGCAAAGAGATCAACATAGGCTGGACAGATTCAGTCTTG CGTACTCTAGAAGTGGTGACAATAATTGTGAGTGGAACTCAATTATTGTGCACTGTTGCTATCCATGTTTGA